In Devosia beringensis, a single window of DNA contains:
- a CDS encoding HlyD family secretion protein, with protein MNARATEPAAAGKIADTKLRPVPPPVAANAPKPAVETAAPRKSGAGRILLMAGVPLLLVAGGGWFWLTGGRYEETDNAYVQQAKVSISADVSGRVSDVKVHDNQVVAAGDVLFAIDPQPFEIALSQADAALASARVNVEQLKVSFGTAQAQLKANEQTLAIRQAAYDRKQALVDQGVSADASLDESKLTLQQAQSAVDLARQQVAAATAALAGDPAIATDAHPAVLAALAAVEQAQRNLTHATVTAPAGGVVSNVSSLNVGQFIAAGSMIASLVETDNTWIQANFKETQLAELKVGQPVEIKVDAYGAPMHGTVESFGAATGSEFALIPAQNATGNWVKVVQRLPVRIALSEAADAVLKTGMSAMVTVDTGRSTLDKLAGN; from the coding sequence ATGAACGCTCGCGCCACCGAACCGGCCGCCGCCGGAAAGATCGCCGATACCAAGCTGCGCCCGGTGCCGCCCCCGGTTGCCGCCAATGCGCCCAAGCCGGCGGTCGAGACCGCCGCGCCCCGCAAGTCTGGCGCCGGCCGCATCCTGCTGATGGCTGGCGTGCCACTGCTGCTGGTCGCCGGCGGCGGCTGGTTCTGGCTGACTGGCGGGCGCTACGAAGAAACCGACAATGCCTATGTGCAGCAGGCCAAGGTGTCGATCAGCGCTGATGTCTCGGGGCGCGTCTCCGACGTGAAGGTGCATGACAACCAGGTCGTTGCCGCCGGCGACGTCCTGTTTGCCATCGACCCGCAGCCCTTCGAGATCGCCCTCAGCCAGGCCGATGCGGCTTTGGCCTCGGCCCGCGTCAATGTCGAGCAGCTCAAGGTGAGCTTTGGCACGGCGCAGGCTCAGCTCAAGGCCAATGAACAGACCCTGGCCATCCGCCAGGCCGCCTATGACCGCAAGCAGGCCCTGGTCGACCAAGGCGTGTCGGCCGATGCCTCGCTCGATGAGTCCAAGCTGACCCTGCAGCAGGCCCAGAGCGCCGTCGACCTCGCCCGTCAGCAGGTGGCCGCGGCGACGGCGGCTTTGGCCGGCGACCCAGCCATTGCCACCGACGCCCATCCCGCCGTGCTGGCCGCTCTGGCTGCCGTCGAGCAGGCCCAGCGCAACCTGACCCATGCCACAGTGACCGCCCCGGCCGGCGGCGTGGTCTCCAATGTATCCAGTCTGAATGTCGGCCAGTTCATCGCCGCCGGCTCGATGATCGCCTCGCTGGTGGAAACCGACAACACCTGGATCCAGGCCAATTTCAAGGAAACCCAGCTGGCCGAGCTCAAGGTTGGCCAGCCGGTTGAGATCAAGGTCGATGCCTATGGCGCGCCCATGCATGGCACGGTGGAGAGCTTCGGCGCCGCCACCGGCTCCGAATTCGCTCTGATCCCGGCGCAGAACGCTACCGGTAACTGGGTCAAGGTGGTGCAGCGCCTGCCGGTGCGCATTGCTCTCTCCGAAGCGGCCGACGCGGTGCTCAAGACTGGCATGAGCGCCATGGTGACGGTCGATACCGGCCGCAGCACGCTCGACAAGCTCGCCGGCAACTAG
- a CDS encoding DHA2 family efflux MFS transporter permease subunit, translating into MASTAAPALSAPSVVVRNKAMLTAALMLATIMQVLDTTIANVALPHMAASLGAAQNEITWVLTSYIVAAAIATPLTGWLADRLGQKRLFLIAVIGFTVASALCGIATSLPEMVVFRLIQGLFGAVIAPLAQTVLLNINPREKIGQAMAIYGMGIMVAPIIGPTLGGWLTESFDWRWVFLINLPVGIAAAFMLWAFMPTTDIKIRRFDFFGFAMLAISVGALQLMLDRGADNFWFSSVETWIELGLVISGLWVFIVHCLTAENPFIDIRIFKDRNFVLASVMMFVVGITLFSGLALLPPLLQTLMGYPVIFSSVIMAPRGVATLLSMVVVGRLSGKVDPRIMMLFGTLCMAYSLYGMTSFNLEMDYWPVVTTGVMQGFGMGFLFVPLSTMAFSTIAPRFRGDATSMFALVRNMGQGVGISLVTAVLAAMMQINHAELATRLTATSQNVINQMPSLLTGNPTVIATINGLVTQQSAMLAYLDDFWLMLLLSLAVLPLILLMRGPKKAAREMTAEEKAIERAHAMAE; encoded by the coding sequence ATGGCCAGCACAGCCGCGCCTGCTCTTTCTGCCCCCAGCGTCGTCGTCCGCAACAAGGCCATGCTCACCGCGGCCCTGATGCTGGCGACGATCATGCAGGTGCTCGACACCACCATCGCCAATGTCGCGCTGCCGCATATGGCTGCCTCGCTGGGCGCCGCGCAGAACGAAATCACCTGGGTGCTGACTTCCTATATCGTGGCCGCCGCCATCGCCACGCCGCTGACCGGCTGGTTGGCCGACCGGCTCGGGCAGAAGCGGCTGTTCCTGATCGCCGTGATCGGCTTTACCGTGGCCTCGGCGCTGTGCGGCATTGCCACCAGCCTGCCCGAAATGGTGGTGTTCCGGCTGATCCAGGGCCTGTTCGGCGCCGTCATCGCGCCGCTGGCCCAGACCGTGCTGCTCAACATCAACCCGCGCGAAAAGATCGGCCAGGCCATGGCCATCTACGGCATGGGTATCATGGTGGCCCCCATTATCGGGCCAACTCTGGGCGGCTGGCTGACCGAAAGCTTTGACTGGCGCTGGGTGTTTTTGATCAACCTGCCGGTGGGTATCGCCGCCGCCTTCATGCTGTGGGCCTTCATGCCCACCACCGATATCAAGATAAGACGCTTCGACTTTTTCGGCTTTGCCATGCTGGCCATCAGCGTCGGCGCGCTCCAGCTCATGCTCGACCGCGGCGCCGACAATTTCTGGTTTTCCTCGGTGGAAACCTGGATCGAGCTGGGCCTGGTGATTTCGGGTCTCTGGGTCTTCATCGTCCACTGCCTGACCGCGGAAAATCCCTTCATCGACATCCGCATCTTCAAGGACCGCAACTTCGTGCTGGCCTCGGTGATGATGTTCGTCGTCGGCATCACCCTGTTCTCGGGCCTCGCTTTGCTACCGCCGCTGCTGCAGACCTTAATGGGCTATCCGGTGATCTTTTCGAGCGTCATCATGGCGCCGCGTGGCGTGGCGACGCTGCTGTCCATGGTGGTGGTCGGCCGCCTCAGCGGCAAGGTGGATCCGCGCATCATGATGCTGTTCGGCACGCTGTGCATGGCCTATTCGCTCTATGGCATGACCAGCTTCAACCTGGAGATGGATTACTGGCCGGTGGTGACCACCGGCGTGATGCAGGGCTTCGGCATGGGCTTCCTCTTCGTGCCGCTCTCGACCATGGCCTTTTCAACCATCGCCCCGCGCTTCCGCGGCGACGCCACCTCCATGTTCGCTTTGGTGCGCAATATGGGGCAGGGCGTCGGCATCTCGCTGGTCACCGCGGTTCTTGCCGCCATGATGCAGATCAACCACGCCGAACTGGCCACGCGCCTGACGGCAACCTCGCAGAATGTCATCAACCAGATGCCAAGCCTGCTGACCGGCAACCCAACCGTCATCGCCACCATCAATGGCCTCGTCACGCAGCAGTCGGCCATGCTGGCCTATCTCGACGACTTCTGGCTCATGCTGCTGCTCAGTCTGGCCGTGCTGCCGCTGATCCTGCTCATGCGCGGCCCCAAGAAGGCGGCGCGGGAGATGACCGCCGAGGAAAAGGCCATCGAGCGCGCCCACGCCATGGCGGAATAA
- a CDS encoding MarR family winged helix-turn-helix transcriptional regulator: METKPDREPIIAGLLQEQPRQIATLLHDTTRLLRRRFDVEAKAYGLTLPQWKALGAIHRENDITQVALASALDIDAMTLSGILDRLEKRGLVERFVHPDDSRAKLTRLTPEGIEIVGVARHVGATVFGQAMEGLTPTDLAQLIEHLTRIRTNLSNFDQDNAEPGKAS, translated from the coding sequence ATGGAAACCAAGCCCGACCGGGAGCCCATCATTGCCGGATTGCTGCAGGAGCAGCCCCGGCAGATCGCGACCCTGCTCCATGACACGACGCGCCTGCTGCGCCGCCGCTTTGACGTCGAGGCCAAGGCCTATGGCCTGACGCTGCCGCAGTGGAAGGCGCTTGGCGCCATCCACCGGGAAAACGACATCACCCAGGTGGCGCTGGCCAGCGCGCTCGACATCGACGCCATGACGCTCAGCGGCATTCTCGACCGGCTGGAAAAGCGCGGCCTGGTCGAACGTTTCGTCCATCCCGATGACAGCCGCGCCAAGCTGACGCGCCTCACCCCCGAAGGGATCGAGATCGTCGGCGTGGCCCGCCATGTCGGCGCGACCGTGTTTGGCCAGGCAATGGAGGGGCTGACCCCGACCGATCTGGCGCAGCTGATCGAGCACCTGACGCGTATCCGCACCAATCTGAGCAATTTTGACCAAGACAATGCCGAACCAGGGAAAGCCTCCTGA
- a CDS encoding hemerythrin domain-containing protein: MSEPHHRLEALEQTYGELLALCDGLETVADSLPHAVTPRMCLTLAASLEPLVARTHRLEEEGLFPLLEASQGRQWGPTLARLRAEHLADQSATAEVSEALHDLGNGRSALSPDAMGYLLRSFFDSMRRHVQSEQELIAMARRDPGNAPD; encoded by the coding sequence ATGAGCGAACCCCACCACCGCCTAGAGGCGCTGGAACAGACTTATGGAGAATTGCTGGCGCTCTGCGACGGCCTGGAAACCGTGGCTGACAGCCTGCCCCATGCGGTGACGCCTCGGATGTGCCTGACCCTGGCCGCCAGCCTCGAACCGCTGGTGGCGCGGACGCACCGGCTGGAAGAGGAAGGCCTGTTTCCCCTTCTGGAGGCCAGTCAGGGCCGGCAATGGGGCCCCACGCTGGCACGGCTGCGTGCCGAACACCTGGCCGATCAGAGCGCCACGGCAGAGGTCAGCGAAGCCCTGCACGATCTGGGCAATGGCCGCTCGGCCCTGTCGCCCGATGCCATGGGCTATCTGCTGCGCTCGTTCTTCGACAGCATGCGGCGGCATGTGCAGAGCGAGCAGGAACTGATCGCCATGGCGCGGCGCGACCCCGGCAACGCCCCGGACTGA
- a CDS encoding aspartate/glutamate racemase family protein, producing MTSILVVNPNTTASMTLTIAAAARLVAAPGTEIIAATSSMGPASIEGYYDEAFALPGLLREIAAAERAGAQAAVIACFDDTGLDAARAMAQIPVIGICEAALTVAGFIAKRFTVVTTMERSRVPIEELVQRYGVAGRARVRAANIAVLALEDPNSGARDKLRNEIVRAIAEDNAEAIVLGCAGMADLAHTLSGEFGLPVIDGVGAAVKQAEALVALGLRTSKRGAYAAPLAKPYAGALKDFAPA from the coding sequence ATGACCAGCATCCTCGTCGTCAATCCCAACACCACGGCCTCCATGACACTGACCATAGCCGCCGCCGCGCGACTGGTGGCGGCGCCGGGGACGGAGATTATCGCCGCCACGTCCAGCATGGGGCCGGCCTCCATCGAAGGCTATTATGACGAGGCGTTCGCGCTGCCCGGCCTGCTCAGGGAAATCGCCGCCGCCGAACGGGCAGGGGCCCAGGCGGCCGTCATTGCCTGTTTCGACGATACCGGCCTCGATGCGGCCCGGGCCATGGCACAGATCCCGGTCATCGGCATCTGCGAAGCGGCGCTGACCGTGGCCGGCTTCATCGCCAAGCGCTTTACCGTGGTCACCACCATGGAGCGCTCGCGCGTGCCCATCGAGGAACTGGTGCAGCGCTATGGCGTGGCAGGCCGGGCGCGGGTGCGCGCCGCCAATATCGCCGTGCTGGCGCTGGAAGACCCCAATTCGGGCGCCCGCGACAAGCTGCGCAACGAGATCGTCCGCGCTATCGCCGAGGACAATGCCGAGGCCATCGTGCTGGGCTGCGCCGGCATGGCCGACCTGGCGCATACGCTGAGCGGGGAATTCGGCCTGCCGGTGATCGACGGGGTCGGTGCCGCGGTCAAACAGGCCGAGGCTTTGGTGGCCCTGGGCCTGCGCACCAGCAAGCGCGGCGCCTATGCCGCGCCTCTGGCCAAGCCCTATGCCGGCGCGCTCAAGGATTTTGCCCCGGCATGA
- a CDS encoding GNAT family N-acetyltransferase has translation MSRTFRTLTLAEIETLFDWAAAEGWNPGLADAAAFHAADPAGFFGAFAGDTMVAGIAAVAYDDRFGFIGLYICHPHWRGQGHGKAVWDAGMAYLDTRTIGLDGVPEQQANYASMGFVTAYKSLRMSGTLAGQGVTGAVVAPVPTEAILAYDAACFPAARPDFLRAWLAPPHRLLTVMRDGALAGYAVLRPCREGSKLGPVFARDSDAATALLDQIEGPVQIDVPQAQAAWMGLLAQRGFTPGFATARMYRGTPPDMAMQQVFGITSLELG, from the coding sequence ATGAGCCGCACCTTCCGCACCCTGACGCTGGCCGAGATCGAAACCCTGTTCGACTGGGCGGCGGCCGAGGGCTGGAACCCCGGCCTCGCTGATGCTGCCGCCTTCCACGCCGCTGACCCCGCTGGTTTCTTCGGGGCCTTTGCCGGCGACACAATGGTCGCCGGCATTGCCGCCGTGGCCTATGACGATCGCTTCGGCTTTATCGGGCTTTATATCTGCCATCCGCATTGGCGCGGGCAGGGGCATGGCAAGGCAGTGTGGGACGCCGGCATGGCCTATCTCGACACCCGCACCATCGGCCTCGACGGCGTGCCGGAGCAGCAGGCCAATTATGCCAGCATGGGTTTCGTCACCGCCTATAAGAGCCTGCGCATGAGCGGGACGCTGGCGGGGCAGGGCGTGACAGGGGCGGTCGTGGCGCCCGTCCCGACCGAGGCGATCCTGGCTTATGACGCGGCCTGCTTTCCGGCAGCGCGACCGGATTTCCTGCGCGCCTGGCTGGCGCCGCCGCACCGTCTGCTGACGGTGATGCGCGACGGGGCCTTAGCCGGCTATGCCGTGCTGCGGCCCTGCCGGGAAGGCAGCAAGCTCGGGCCGGTCTTCGCCCGCGATTCTGACGCGGCTACCGCCCTGCTCGACCAGATCGAGGGGCCGGTGCAGATCGACGTGCCACAGGCGCAGGCCGCCTGGATGGGACTGCTGGCGCAGCGCGGCTTCACACCCGGCTTTGCCACCGCTCGCATGTATCGCGGCACGCCGCCAGACATGGCCATGCAGCAGGTCTTCGGCATTACCAGCCTCGAACTGGGCTGA